The following are encoded in a window of Telmatobacter sp. DSM 110680 genomic DNA:
- a CDS encoding YceI family protein has protein sequence MASSTQSPAAITTWKLDPAHSHAEFKVKHMMISNVKGSFTGLSGTLYENPTDPTLSTVEASIDIATISTGDTQRDAHLKSADFFDSEQYPVMTFKSTSVKPNGDGGYNVTGDLSLHGQTRQQVFVVDGPSAPAKDPWGNTRIGLSATAKISRKDFGLNWNAALETGGLLVGDDVQITLEVQFIKA, from the coding sequence ATGGCCAGTTCGACCCAATCCCCCGCAGCAATCACCACCTGGAAGCTCGACCCTGCCCACTCCCACGCCGAGTTCAAGGTCAAGCACATGATGATCTCAAACGTAAAAGGAAGTTTCACCGGCCTTTCCGGCACGCTCTATGAAAACCCAACGGACCCCACCCTCTCTACTGTTGAGGCTTCGATCGATATCGCCACCATCAGCACTGGCGACACTCAGCGCGACGCCCACCTCAAAAGCGCCGACTTCTTTGACTCCGAGCAGTACCCGGTGATGACCTTCAAGTCCACCTCGGTCAAGCCCAATGGCGACGGGGGATACAACGTCACCGGCGATCTTTCCCTCCACGGCCAGACGCGCCAACAGGTCTTCGTAGTCGACGGCCCGAGTGCCCCCGCCAAAGACCCATGGGGCAACACCCGTATCGGCCTATCTGCCACGGCCAAGATCAGCCGCAAAGACTTTGGCTTGAATTGGAACGCTGCCCTCGAAACCGGCGGCCTCCTGGTTGGGGACGACGTTCAAATCACCCTCGAAGTCCAGTTCATAAAGGCCTAA
- a CDS encoding glycoside hydrolase family 3 C-terminal domain-containing protein: protein MRLHPAVLAIAFLFPLTAAAQARAQTLTPPPTEEQIKAAAALPFRDPSLPIEKRVDDLVGRLTLEEKVSQLIDRAAPIPRLDIPAYNWWNEGLHGIARSGFATMFPQAIGNAATWDAPLLHSIGEVVSTEARAKYNDAIAHNNHDRYFGLTIWSPNINIFRDPRWGRGQETYGEDPFLTARLGTAFVQGIQGDDPKYFRAIATPKHYAVHSGPESTRHKANVDPTPHDLWDTYLPAFRATITEGHADSLMCAYNAIDNVPACASKMLLGDILRGDWHFNGFITSDCGAIGDFSEPYGHHYSTDFAAGSAAGILAGTDTDCGTEYLKLTDAVHKGLLTEAQLDVSVKRLFTARMKLGMFDTPNVVPFSSIPYSVVDSPEHVALALRAARESLVLLKNEDRFLPLDPAREKTIAVIGPLAGSHIALEGNYNAIPLRPILPIDGIEQEFGHEHVLYAQGAPYIMGGELPVPRTMLGLPTNPPGVPTSLSGSGLYADYYAHGGFEGLPAFSRVDRQIDFDWAFANPVEPRDTITQAFAVRWIGTFAAPVPETLNLQLRLPFCYPCGGKVKFAFYLDGKQLVPDAPPSLTTNKLPPSGRNYGAIQHFNIPFADTRPHDIRIEYIQTARIPGSGIAFEWSPRHELLQDLAVAAANKADVVVAFVGLTPRLEGEEMKVDAKGFSGGDRTDINLPDVQQEMLEAVAKTGKPMVVVLLNGSALAVNWAKDNARALLEAWYPGQSGGQAIAETLSGKSNPAGRLPVTFYSGIDQLPAFDDYSMANRTYRYFKGKPLFAFGDGLSYSTFSYTDLKLSTKTLNAGDPLTLEADVKNTGSIPSDEVSELYLIPPQSSVSPKLALAGFQRVHLNPGETRHITFTLDARTLSQVDEKGIRAVTPGNYKFSLGGSQYDGDTASSVQSVTFTIIGGKQLPR, encoded by the coding sequence ATGCGCCTGCATCCAGCCGTGCTCGCCATAGCCTTCCTGTTCCCTCTCACCGCAGCGGCGCAAGCTCGCGCGCAGACTCTGACTCCACCACCCACAGAGGAGCAAATCAAAGCGGCAGCTGCCCTCCCCTTCCGCGACCCCTCACTTCCCATCGAGAAACGCGTCGACGATCTAGTTGGCCGCCTCACCTTGGAAGAGAAAGTCTCCCAGCTTATTGACCGCGCCGCGCCGATCCCGCGCCTGGATATACCCGCTTACAACTGGTGGAACGAAGGCCTCCACGGCATCGCTCGCTCCGGCTTTGCCACCATGTTCCCGCAAGCCATCGGCAACGCCGCCACATGGGACGCACCACTTCTTCACTCGATTGGCGAAGTCGTCTCGACAGAAGCTCGAGCGAAATACAACGACGCCATCGCCCATAACAATCACGATCGCTACTTCGGCCTCACCATCTGGTCGCCCAACATCAACATATTTCGCGATCCGCGCTGGGGCCGAGGCCAGGAGACCTATGGCGAAGATCCTTTCCTCACCGCCCGTCTCGGCACTGCATTCGTTCAGGGCATTCAAGGGGACGACCCAAAATACTTCCGCGCTATCGCCACGCCCAAGCACTATGCCGTTCACAGCGGACCTGAATCTACGCGCCACAAGGCTAATGTCGATCCCACTCCGCACGACCTCTGGGATACGTATTTGCCCGCCTTCCGCGCTACCATCACCGAGGGCCACGCCGACTCTCTCATGTGCGCCTATAACGCCATCGACAACGTCCCCGCATGCGCCAGCAAAATGCTCCTCGGCGACATCCTCCGCGGCGATTGGCATTTCAACGGCTTTATCACCTCCGACTGCGGCGCTATCGGCGACTTCTCTGAGCCCTACGGCCATCACTACTCCACGGACTTCGCAGCCGGCTCAGCTGCGGGCATCCTCGCCGGAACCGACACCGACTGCGGAACCGAATACCTCAAGCTGACCGACGCCGTCCACAAAGGCCTCCTCACCGAAGCTCAACTCGACGTCTCTGTGAAGCGCCTTTTTACCGCCCGGATGAAACTGGGCATGTTCGATACCCCCAATGTGGTCCCCTTCTCCTCCATTCCGTACTCGGTCGTCGACTCTCCTGAACACGTCGCCCTCGCCCTTCGCGCCGCCCGCGAATCGCTGGTTCTGCTCAAAAACGAGGACCGCTTTCTCCCTCTTGATCCCGCCAGGGAAAAAACCATCGCCGTCATCGGCCCGCTCGCCGGATCCCACATAGCTCTCGAAGGCAACTACAACGCCATCCCGCTTCGCCCTATCCTCCCCATCGACGGCATCGAACAGGAATTCGGCCACGAACACGTCCTCTATGCACAGGGGGCGCCCTACATCATGGGCGGCGAACTACCCGTTCCGCGCACCATGCTTGGACTACCCACAAATCCTCCGGGCGTACCCACAAGCCTCTCTGGCAGCGGTCTTTATGCCGACTACTACGCCCACGGTGGTTTTGAAGGATTGCCGGCATTCTCGCGCGTCGATAGGCAAATCGACTTTGACTGGGCCTTCGCCAACCCTGTAGAGCCTCGTGACACCATAACCCAGGCGTTCGCCGTTCGCTGGATTGGAACCTTTGCTGCGCCCGTTCCAGAAACGCTTAACCTCCAGCTCCGCCTCCCCTTTTGCTATCCCTGCGGCGGCAAGGTAAAGTTCGCCTTCTATCTCGACGGCAAGCAGCTCGTGCCCGACGCACCGCCATCACTAACGACCAACAAGCTCCCGCCCTCCGGCCGCAATTACGGAGCGATCCAGCATTTCAACATTCCGTTCGCCGACACCCGCCCCCACGACATCCGCATCGAGTACATCCAGACTGCCCGTATTCCCGGCTCCGGCATTGCCTTCGAGTGGAGTCCGCGCCACGAGCTGCTCCAAGACTTGGCTGTTGCCGCCGCAAACAAAGCCGACGTCGTCGTCGCCTTCGTCGGCCTTACGCCGCGCCTCGAAGGCGAAGAGATGAAGGTGGACGCCAAGGGCTTCTCCGGCGGCGACCGAACCGACATCAACCTGCCGGACGTTCAACAGGAAATGCTCGAAGCCGTCGCTAAAACCGGCAAGCCCATGGTCGTCGTTCTACTCAACGGCAGCGCCCTTGCCGTGAACTGGGCAAAAGACAACGCTCGCGCCCTCCTCGAAGCCTGGTACCCAGGCCAATCCGGAGGCCAAGCTATCGCGGAAACCCTCAGCGGAAAAAGCAATCCCGCGGGTCGCCTCCCCGTCACGTTTTACAGCGGCATCGATCAGCTTCCTGCTTTTGACGACTATTCCATGGCCAATCGCACCTACCGCTACTTCAAGGGCAAGCCTCTTTTCGCATTCGGCGACGGCCTCAGCTACTCCACCTTCTCCTACACCGACCTCAAGCTTTCAACCAAGACCCTCAACGCAGGCGATCCGCTGACCTTGGAAGCCGACGTGAAGAATACCGGCTCAATCCCCAGCGATGAGGTATCTGAGCTTTACCTGATCCCCCCACAATCATCTGTTTCGCCCAAACTCGCGCTCGCAGGCTTCCAGCGCGTCCACCTCAACCCCGGAGAAACCCGTCACATCACATTCACTCTCGACGCCCGCACCCTCTCGCAAGTCGACGAGAAGGGAATTCGCGCCGTAACGCCGGGCAACTACAAGTTTTCTCTAGGCGGATCTCAATACGACGGCGACACGGCCTCGTCTGTCCAGTCCGTAACATTCACCATCATCGGCGGCAAACAACTTCCTCGCTAG
- a CDS encoding S9 family peptidase, whose translation MRIRLKRLALEGVTLAFAAVMAVGQAKPAHGPFTAKDWAGLHSAHAAAMSANGTILYGVAFGAEKGPTHTEWWTVGADGNNAKKLEMPDGFHPMGYTRDGQSLYGGWKVNDHQQFAVFAVKEGKIASAPTVIVALPRGVGSASPSPDGKRFAMTADPREPDPLENSRHVQEPEETSLYVVNANGTDGAWWCKDLKYISGAITVGGGASAAAWSADSQSLAVLSQVPRIGHHEVGSMIDVCSASGSRHVANIANSVNGIAWVNGGKDLAFLSTKSLVLTPEHVWTVPAAGGTAEDRTPDLNATAVQLASDANGRVWVSVNRGVRSEVDEFRDGILKTAYAWPDGIVRGTPVESEYAEGSAGEQLAFTVSDPTHMGNVAVAEGEHLRKITHEGDEQLKEIELGLVQVVQWKSKGGRALEGIATFPAGYEKGKKYPFLVLPHGGPEANDELAFDAFSRTVAGLGYVVLQPQYRGSTGYGADFLAAIYQHFGDRAYEDVDSATDFAIAQGWADPNRLAIFGWSAGGFMTSWTVTQTGRYKAAIEGAGITDWAPFLWTSDIAQVDYDARWTEEDPAAFSKFSAVYFANKVTTPLLILHGEADQRVPTFQGTEYFQLLAARGKTVRMVTYPGSPHFPVLWEQRLDVMQELAEWLAKYNK comes from the coding sequence ATGAGGATTCGGCTAAAAAGACTTGCGTTGGAAGGCGTGACGCTCGCCTTCGCTGCGGTGATGGCGGTAGGACAGGCGAAGCCGGCGCATGGACCATTTACTGCGAAGGACTGGGCCGGGCTGCATAGTGCGCATGCTGCGGCGATGAGCGCGAATGGAACGATTTTGTATGGCGTGGCGTTTGGGGCAGAGAAGGGGCCCACGCATACGGAGTGGTGGACGGTTGGCGCTGACGGGAATAACGCGAAAAAGCTCGAGATGCCGGATGGATTTCATCCCATGGGATATACGCGCGATGGGCAGAGCCTCTACGGCGGATGGAAGGTGAACGACCATCAGCAGTTCGCGGTGTTCGCGGTGAAGGAGGGAAAGATTGCATCTGCGCCAACGGTGATTGTGGCGTTGCCGCGAGGAGTCGGGTCGGCGAGCCCATCGCCGGATGGGAAGCGATTTGCGATGACGGCCGATCCGCGAGAACCAGACCCGCTGGAAAACTCCAGGCATGTACAGGAGCCGGAGGAAACGAGCCTCTACGTGGTGAACGCGAACGGGACTGATGGCGCATGGTGGTGCAAAGACCTGAAGTACATTTCGGGAGCGATCACGGTGGGCGGGGGCGCAAGCGCGGCGGCGTGGAGTGCAGATTCGCAATCTCTGGCAGTGTTGTCGCAGGTGCCGCGGATCGGGCATCACGAGGTGGGCTCGATGATCGACGTTTGCAGTGCGTCGGGTTCTCGTCACGTTGCGAATATCGCAAATTCAGTAAATGGAATTGCCTGGGTGAATGGCGGGAAGGACCTGGCGTTTTTGTCTACCAAGTCGCTGGTTCTGACTCCGGAGCATGTTTGGACCGTGCCTGCGGCAGGGGGAACCGCTGAGGATCGGACGCCGGATTTGAATGCGACGGCAGTGCAACTAGCGAGCGATGCGAACGGTCGCGTTTGGGTGTCTGTGAACCGTGGCGTGCGCAGCGAGGTGGATGAATTTCGCGATGGGATATTGAAGACGGCATATGCCTGGCCGGATGGGATTGTGCGAGGAACGCCAGTTGAGAGTGAGTATGCCGAGGGTTCAGCCGGTGAGCAGTTGGCGTTTACGGTGAGCGATCCGACACATATGGGGAATGTGGCTGTGGCAGAGGGCGAACATTTGCGCAAGATCACGCATGAGGGCGATGAGCAACTGAAGGAAATCGAACTGGGACTGGTGCAGGTGGTGCAGTGGAAGAGCAAAGGCGGGAGAGCGCTCGAAGGAATTGCGACATTTCCTGCCGGGTATGAAAAAGGGAAGAAGTATCCATTCCTAGTGCTGCCGCATGGAGGGCCTGAGGCGAATGATGAACTTGCCTTCGATGCGTTTTCGCGAACCGTTGCGGGACTAGGCTACGTAGTGCTGCAACCGCAGTATCGCGGATCGACGGGGTATGGTGCGGATTTCCTGGCGGCAATTTATCAACATTTTGGTGATCGTGCGTATGAGGATGTAGATAGCGCTACAGACTTCGCAATCGCGCAGGGATGGGCCGATCCGAATCGCCTTGCGATCTTTGGATGGAGTGCCGGCGGGTTCATGACGTCCTGGACTGTGACGCAGACAGGGCGATACAAGGCTGCGATTGAGGGAGCGGGGATTACGGACTGGGCTCCGTTCCTGTGGACCAGCGATATCGCCCAAGTGGACTATGACGCACGGTGGACAGAAGAAGATCCAGCCGCATTCAGCAAGTTCTCTGCGGTGTATTTTGCGAATAAGGTGACGACGCCGTTGCTGATTTTGCATGGCGAAGCCGACCAGCGTGTACCCACATTTCAAGGGACAGAGTATTTCCAGCTTCTGGCTGCGCGGGGCAAGACGGTGCGAATGGTGACGTATCCGGGGTCGCCGCATTTTCCTGTGCTGTGGGAACAGCGGCTGGATGTTATGCAGGAGTTGGCGGAGTGGCTGGCTAAGTACAACAAGTAG
- a CDS encoding ABC transporter permease, with translation MQNFLYDLRYAMRQLRNTPGMALLAILTLALGVGANTAIFTVIDSVLLRPLPYAHSDRLVFIGPGGDKPTFGSTSWLNYADIHAQSKLLEDSVGYAEDVSVLEAKDGSVSVVAPRVTSNLFTMLGQRPLLGRTFEDVEGKQGGPAVVLLSEGLWRQTFHADANIVGQVVKVGGKPATVVGVMPATFSFPESMGADLKKGIWLPVQPTQEMLTQRGYHFFNVAGIMRPGVTVSQMQQEASAIGARIPHEHNDTPVTFRVDRYQEVLTGPVKPVLYGLLTALGLVLLIACANVSNLLIARALGRRQEFAVRASLGAGRSRLMVQMLSEGLLLSLLGCGVGVALAELAMIGIRKLPDGTIPRSDTIAIHWTVLLVLAVIAALTTVLSSLLPALLVARANPQLALQAASRGLGSKSAGGKLSGWLVAGEVALSTLLLVGTGLLFRTLWNLEQSRLGFETAHITTFMAMPSDAAGFSGMAVSEDTGNAPSSVATITYEPVLERIRQVPGVESAAMATAPPLSDMDLHSSFEIVGEPLDRANRPQARMTAVSEDYARTLGTPIVRGRMIAESDALTTPFVVVVNEALAKKYFPGKDPLGKQINLGGKDTGMIKPFTIVGVLGDQVDSSVGGTVQPLIMLSQQQIPTTSLFYQALLKTVVSFVVKTRGEIPVMQEMRNVFHQQAPAFALDNFQTMQEAVDKNTFSQRLGLYLVGSFAGLAIAMVIAGLYGVLSQLVSYRRREIGVRMALGATRGSVAKLVLRQGSILIGAGLVAGLLLAFATGRLIKGFLYEVKPLDASTYVSVAAVLTAIGLVAAFIPAKRAASIQPMQALRDE, from the coding sequence ATGCAGAACTTCTTGTACGACCTGCGGTATGCCATGCGGCAACTGCGCAACACCCCGGGCATGGCTCTGCTGGCGATTCTGACACTGGCGCTGGGTGTAGGAGCGAATACAGCCATATTCACGGTGATCGACAGCGTGCTGCTGCGACCGTTGCCGTATGCGCACTCTGACCGGCTGGTGTTTATCGGGCCGGGAGGCGACAAGCCAACCTTCGGATCGACCTCGTGGCTGAACTATGCGGATATTCATGCGCAATCGAAGCTGCTGGAAGATTCTGTCGGGTATGCCGAGGACGTCAGCGTACTGGAGGCAAAAGATGGGTCGGTGAGTGTGGTTGCTCCGCGTGTGACGTCGAACCTGTTCACGATGCTTGGACAGCGTCCGTTGCTGGGACGCACCTTCGAAGATGTGGAAGGGAAGCAGGGCGGCCCTGCGGTGGTATTGCTGTCGGAAGGATTATGGCGGCAGACCTTTCATGCCGACGCAAATATTGTCGGACAGGTTGTGAAGGTGGGCGGAAAGCCAGCGACAGTGGTGGGAGTCATGCCGGCGACGTTCAGCTTTCCTGAGAGCATGGGAGCGGATCTCAAGAAGGGCATCTGGTTGCCGGTTCAGCCGACCCAAGAGATGCTGACGCAGCGCGGGTATCACTTCTTCAACGTGGCCGGAATTATGCGGCCGGGTGTGACGGTGTCGCAGATGCAGCAGGAGGCGAGCGCAATCGGCGCTCGAATTCCGCACGAACACAACGACACGCCGGTCACGTTTCGTGTGGACCGCTATCAGGAAGTGCTGACCGGACCGGTGAAGCCGGTGCTGTACGGGCTGCTGACGGCGTTGGGACTCGTTCTGCTGATCGCGTGCGCCAATGTTTCGAATCTGCTGATTGCGCGCGCGCTGGGACGGCGGCAGGAATTCGCGGTACGCGCATCGCTGGGCGCCGGGCGCTCACGGCTGATGGTGCAGATGCTGTCAGAGGGATTGCTTCTGAGCCTGCTGGGGTGCGGAGTGGGCGTGGCGCTGGCGGAGTTGGCGATGATCGGCATTCGTAAACTGCCCGATGGGACGATCCCACGTTCGGATACGATTGCGATTCACTGGACGGTGCTTCTGGTGCTGGCGGTGATCGCCGCGTTGACGACGGTGCTGTCGTCGTTGTTGCCTGCGCTGCTGGTGGCGAGGGCCAATCCGCAACTGGCATTACAGGCTGCTTCCCGTGGTTTGGGTTCGAAGTCTGCAGGAGGCAAGCTGAGCGGGTGGCTGGTGGCCGGCGAGGTGGCGCTATCAACGCTACTGCTGGTGGGGACTGGGCTGCTGTTCCGCACGCTGTGGAATCTGGAGCAATCACGGCTTGGATTTGAGACGGCGCATATTACGACTTTCATGGCGATGCCATCAGATGCGGCTGGATTCTCGGGCATGGCGGTGTCGGAGGATACGGGAAATGCGCCGTCTTCGGTGGCGACGATTACGTATGAGCCGGTGCTTGAGCGGATCAGGCAGGTGCCGGGCGTAGAGAGTGCCGCGATGGCAACAGCTCCTCCGCTATCGGATATGGATCTGCACTCAAGCTTTGAAATTGTAGGAGAGCCGTTGGATCGAGCGAACCGGCCCCAGGCACGCATGACCGCTGTGAGCGAGGATTATGCGCGTACGCTGGGTACGCCGATCGTGCGCGGACGGATGATCGCTGAGAGTGATGCACTGACCACGCCGTTTGTTGTGGTGGTCAACGAAGCGCTTGCGAAGAAATATTTTCCCGGCAAAGATCCGCTAGGCAAGCAGATTAACCTGGGTGGCAAAGATACGGGAATGATCAAGCCATTCACAATTGTTGGTGTACTCGGCGATCAGGTGGATTCGAGTGTGGGTGGCACGGTGCAGCCGCTGATTATGTTGTCGCAACAGCAGATTCCGACAACTTCGTTGTTTTATCAGGCGCTACTGAAGACGGTGGTGTCATTTGTGGTGAAGACTCGCGGCGAGATTCCGGTGATGCAGGAGATGCGAAACGTGTTTCACCAACAGGCGCCGGCATTCGCTTTGGATAATTTCCAGACAATGCAGGAAGCGGTGGATAAGAATACCTTTAGTCAACGGCTGGGGCTGTATTTAGTGGGCTCGTTTGCGGGGCTAGCCATCGCAATGGTGATCGCGGGATTGTATGGAGTACTGTCGCAGTTGGTGAGCTACCGGAGACGCGAGATCGGGGTACGCATGGCGCTTGGTGCCACGCGCGGAAGCGTAGCAAAACTGGTGTTGCGGCAGGGATCGATTCTGATTGGTGCCGGACTTGTAGCTGGCCTACTGCTAGCCTTTGCGACGGGACGGCTTATCAAGGGATTTTTGTATGAGGTGAAGCCGCTGGATGCAAGCACTTATGTCAGCGTGGCGGCGGTGTTGACGGCGATTGGGCTTGTTGCTGCATTTATTCCTGCAAAACGGGCCGCATCAATTCAGCCCATGCAGGCGCTGCGGGACGAGTAG
- the dnaG gene encoding DNA primase has protein sequence MSDFAQTVKQQVDIVKMIEGYIRLRKAGAQNYSGLCPFHKEKSPSFSVHAVRQFYHCFGCGVSGDVFSFVGKIENVSFPEAVRIVAQKNGIPLPKREFSSPEEAAEARMRGKLLDLHEAAATWFEEQLRGPEGASAREYLAGRGVTPEGIKVFRIGYAPDSFGALRDRLSGMADEATLRASGLFSSKEQGDGTEGRIYDRFRKRVTFPICNESGRVIAFTARTLETGEKAGAKYINSPETPLYTKGQVLFNLDKAKSAVRQAGYALLVEGQMDCISLFLRGIQHVIATSGTAFTEQQVAILRRHTQNVVVNFDPDAAGANAAEKSIALLTEEGFNLKLVTLDGGLDPDRFIRERGVEAYTQAVMGARRQSDYLIERARQMFPGPAADQKLKAMNYLLPHIRRIPQKLVRDQFAMDAAQKLGIDSAVLREELRQAALRRRDHIEVRATALTEVERVLLRALAVTDPEHEESRRSAADALLRQPQWFEGLGAFDALMALANRGSRDPMDVVENPAQRALLAEALLAETEPPSSETVIDAIVSLQRRKIEAELRSIRAQIQDAERKGDFSELAVLTQRKLELDRALRQLRASGPAGN, from the coding sequence GTGTCCGATTTCGCTCAAACCGTCAAGCAGCAAGTCGACATCGTGAAGATGATCGAGGGGTACATCCGCCTGCGCAAGGCGGGCGCGCAGAACTACTCGGGTCTGTGCCCGTTCCACAAGGAAAAATCGCCTTCATTTTCCGTTCACGCGGTGCGGCAGTTTTATCACTGCTTTGGGTGCGGCGTATCGGGAGACGTGTTCTCGTTTGTGGGCAAGATCGAGAATGTCTCGTTTCCCGAGGCAGTGCGGATTGTCGCGCAGAAGAACGGGATTCCGTTGCCGAAGCGGGAGTTTTCTTCTCCCGAGGAAGCGGCCGAAGCGCGGATGCGGGGGAAGCTGCTCGATCTCCATGAGGCTGCGGCTACGTGGTTTGAGGAGCAACTGCGCGGGCCGGAGGGGGCTTCGGCGCGTGAGTATCTCGCTGGTCGGGGGGTGACGCCCGAAGGCATCAAAGTTTTTCGGATCGGATATGCGCCGGACAGCTTTGGGGCGTTGCGCGATCGGCTGAGTGGAATGGCGGATGAGGCCACTCTGCGGGCATCGGGGCTGTTCAGTTCGAAGGAACAAGGCGATGGGACGGAAGGGCGCATTTACGACCGGTTTCGCAAGCGGGTGACATTTCCAATCTGCAATGAGAGCGGGCGGGTGATCGCGTTTACGGCGCGGACGCTGGAGACGGGGGAAAAGGCAGGCGCAAAGTACATCAATTCCCCGGAAACGCCGCTTTATACGAAGGGGCAGGTTCTTTTCAATCTGGATAAGGCTAAATCCGCAGTCCGGCAGGCGGGATATGCGCTGCTCGTTGAAGGGCAAATGGACTGTATTTCGCTATTTTTGCGCGGAATTCAGCACGTTATCGCCACCAGCGGGACAGCTTTTACCGAGCAGCAGGTCGCGATTTTGCGGAGGCACACGCAGAACGTGGTAGTTAATTTCGACCCGGATGCGGCGGGGGCAAATGCGGCCGAGAAGTCCATTGCTTTGTTGACGGAAGAGGGGTTTAACCTAAAGCTCGTGACGCTGGACGGCGGACTCGATCCGGACCGGTTTATCCGCGAGCGGGGGGTGGAGGCCTACACGCAGGCTGTGATGGGGGCAAGGCGGCAGTCGGACTATTTGATTGAGCGCGCACGACAGATGTTTCCTGGTCCGGCTGCCGACCAGAAGCTGAAGGCAATGAATTACTTGCTGCCGCACATTCGGAGGATTCCGCAGAAGCTGGTTCGCGATCAGTTCGCGATGGATGCGGCGCAGAAGTTGGGGATCGACTCGGCGGTGCTGCGAGAGGAGTTGCGCCAGGCAGCCTTAAGGCGGCGAGACCACATCGAGGTGCGAGCGACGGCACTGACGGAGGTGGAGCGGGTCCTCCTGCGGGCTTTAGCGGTGACAGATCCTGAGCACGAGGAATCCAGGCGCTCGGCCGCCGATGCGCTACTTAGGCAACCACAATGGTTTGAGGGGCTTGGCGCATTCGATGCCCTGATGGCGCTGGCCAACCGTGGGTCGCGTGATCCGATGGACGTGGTCGAGAATCCGGCGCAGAGGGCGCTGCTGGCAGAGGCTTTGCTGGCCGAAACTGAGCCTCCTTCGTCGGAAACGGTGATAGATGCAATTGTCAGCCTGCAAAGGCGCAAGATCGAGGCGGAGTTGCGAAGTATACGGGCGCAGATTCAGGACGCCGAACGTAAAGGCGATTTCTCAGAGCTCGCTGTATTGACGCAAAGAAAACTGGAATTGGACCGAGCGTTGAGACAGTTGCGGGCCTCGGGACCGGCCGGAAATTGA